The segment TAGCAAATGTAATTGATTTAAACTTTAAAAGAGTCCAGTTTACACCTGATTTATTGCCAAGTGATATTATTGGTGCTCAAATTTATGATATGAAAACGGGTGAATTTAAAATAAAAAGAGGTCCAATTTTTACAAACCTTTTATTAGCAGATGAGATAAATAGAGCCCCTGCAAAAGTTCAATCAGCCCTATTAGAAGTTATGCAAGAAAGGCAAGTTACTATTGCAGATGATACTTTTTTAGTAGAAGCACCATTTTTAGTACTAGCAACACAAAATCCTATAGAACAAGAAGGAGCTTATTCTTTACCTGAAGCGCAACTTGATAGATTTATGTTTAAAATAGTGGTAGGATACAATTCAAAAGAGGAAGAGTATGAAATAGCAAAAAGAGTTTCAGCAAATGAGATTCTTGAAATGAATAAGGTTATTGATAAAAACACTTTAAGGGATTTAAAAAAAGAGGTTTTAAAAGTTCATATAGATAAAGAGCTTGAAGAGTATATTGTTGATATTATTTGTGCAACAAGAGAACCTGAAAACTATAATTTAGAAGAGATAAAAGATTATATTCAATTTGGGGCAAGTCCAAGGGCAACTATTGATATGTTTAAAGCAGTAAAAGCTATGGCCTTTATAAGAGGAAATGATTATGTAAGTCCAATTGATATTGCTTTAGTTGCTAAAAATGTTTTAAGACATAGAATAATCTTAAGTTATGAAGCTGAAGCTATGGATATAAAAGTTGATGATTTAATTCAAAAAATTTTAGAAAAAATTGATATCCCATAATAGTTAGATATGAATTATCACCTAAAAAAAATACTTATTAAAACAAGAAGAAATATCTTTTCAGAAATTATTGGAAATAACTCATCTTTATTAAAAGGTGAAGGTTATGATTTTATGGAATTAAAAGAGTATGAATATGGTGAAGATGTAAAAAAAATTGATTGGGTTATAAGTGCTAAATTTAGAAAACCCTATGTAAAAGTTTTCCATGCCCAAAAAGAACTAAATATAAATATAATTCCAATTTTAAATGGTTCTATGTATTTTGGTTCAAAAAGATTTAAACAAGATTTATTAACTGAAATTTGTGCTATTTTAGGATATTCCTGTGTAAAACAAAGTGACCCATTTAGCTCTTTTATAGCAAATGAAGAATTACAACTTTGTACAAAAAAATCAAAAAGAAATTTTTCAGTTGATTTAATGTGTGATAAGATATTCAACTATCCAAGTTTAGGACAAAATCTAAGTTATAAAAATATTTGTAATGAACTTCTTAGAAAAATCAGAAAAAAATCTATCATCTTTTTAATAGGTGATTTTTTAAATATAAAAGACTTAGATTTAAGAGTTTTAAGTAGAAAGCATGAAATTATATCAATAATATTAAGGGATCCCTTTGAAGAAAATCCTTTTGAATTAGGAAATGTAAATCTTGTAGACCCAAGTACAAATAAAACATTCGAAGGGATATTGGATAAATCTACAATTTTAAAATATAAAAAAGAGATAAAAAATAATGACCATCTTCTATATGAACATTTTCAAAAGTGTGGAATAAAATTTATAAAAATATACACAAATGAAGACCCTTTACCTAAACTATTAAGGTTAATGAAATAATGAATGAAATTGAAATACATGATATAAAAAAACTCGTTGAGATTCCCGATTTTTCATTATATATCTATTTTACCCTGTGGATTTTAGGTGTAATCTTGTTTTTTATATTTATTTTTTTACTTTATAAATATTTCAAATATAGAAAAAAAGATAAAAGAAAACACTATTATAAAACATTAAAAGAATTAGATTTAAATGATTCTAAAAATAGTGCCTATGTTATTACAAAATATGCAAGACTATTAGCAATTAGCCCAAGGGATAAAAAACTATCAGATGAACTTATTGAAGAGTTAGAATCTTTTAAATACAAAAAAGAAGTTGCACCTTTAAGTGATGAAGTAAAGATTTTATTTGGTAGATTTATGGATAATGTAGATGTTTGATTTTTTTACTGATTTACGTTTTGAATTTCCTTTCTTTTTAGTTTTAATACCTATATTTATAATTTGTTCAATATATTGTAAAGCAAAAATCCCAACATATATAATTCCCCATTTAGAAATATTTGAAAATAGTAAACACAAAAGTACTTTATTAATTAATCTATTAAAATATTTTGTTGTTATTGGCTCTGTTATAGCTCTTAGTTCACCCTATAAACAATTAAACACCCAAATTATAAAAAATGATGGTATAGATATAGTTTTAAGTTTAGATACAAGTGGCTCTATGAAAGAGTTAGGATTAAACAAAGAAAATCATAATGAAGATAGATTTACAGTTGTAAAAGATATTGTGAAAGATTTTCTACCTAAAAGAGTCAATGATAATGTTGCAATTGTAGTTTTTGGAACTTCAGTTATGATGGCAACTCCCCTTAGTTTTGACAAAGAAGCTCAGAAATCAATAATTGATTACTTAGAAGTTGGTATTGTAGGGGACAAAACAGCTATGATTGATTCCCTTGCAACATCAGTTAAGGTTCTAAAATCTTCAAAGGCAAAATCTAAAATCATAATATTACTTAGTGATGGTGAAGATAATTCAAGTACTATCCCTTTAGAAGTGATTATAAAACTATTGAAAAAATACTCAATAAAAGTTTATACAGTAGGAATTGGAAAATCTAATAGGATTATGCTAAATGCTATTGCAAAACAAACAAGTGGTAAATCATATATTGCCTACACCAAAGAGGACTTAAGTTTAATATATCAAGAGATTGATAATTTGGAAAAAAGTAAGATAGAAAACAATAAAGTCACATTAAAAAATTATTTATTCTTTTTTCCATTATTTTTTGCTATTATTTCACTGATACTTTATATATATTTAAAAAATAGGCAATAAAATGGCAAAAATTAGTAAAGAATTAAATTCAATTTTAAATGAAAATAAAGACCCAGTTGAGGAAAATCATTCACCTTTAAATTTTATTTTATTATTAATTCTTGCTGTTATTGCAATCTATTTTGCAGTGATGTATTTTGATATAAAAAATGAAAAAACAAATTCAAATGATACACAAAAATACAAAAAAATTATAAAAGAAAATGTTGTATTAAATGAAGATAATAAAAGAATCAAAAAAGAGCTTGATGAGCTAAAAATAAAGAAAATTGCAATAAAAGATACTCAAGAGTTAGAAAAACTAAAAAAAGAAAATAAACAATTAAAAATTAAAATTGAAAAACTTAACAATAATCAACAAAATAAGAATTTTAAGCAACTTTACTTTAGTGAAAACTCGAAAGTCTTAAAGTGTTATGAATATGAAAGTGCATCAACAACTATTCCAAGTGTTTGTTCTAATAAATTTGAAAGTTTTTTAAATGAAAACCAAAAAGCTTTAAGATTTCAAGTTATTCCTGTTTTAAGTTCAAAGGATATAAAAGCCTTTGAAAAATTTGACGAAAACACTCAAGACCTACTACTAAATGGCGTATCTACTAAAAGAATTTCTGAACTTTTATGGGAAATGAAAAAAATTCTAGGAAATGATATAATATTAACTTCAAATAGCTATTATGTAAAATCGAAGCAAGATAATAGTGGATTTATATTAAAGGCTTATTATTAATAACAGGACAATTGATGCAAAAAAATAAAGAAGAACAGTTAAAAGAGGCTTTGACAAATACTTTAAGTACAGAAGATATTCAAAAAAAATTAAAAGAAGAAACAAAAAATATAAAAGAAACAAGAGAAAAAGAGGAACAAGAAACAAAAGAAGTTGAGAAAAAAGAAAAAAAAGAAGAACCAAAGGAAAATAAAACAACAGAAGAAGTTAAAATCCCTTTTATAAAAGACAAAGAACATAACGAAGAAAAAGAATCAAATCTTTTACTTTATCTAGTTTCTACAGTTGCTGCTTTACTTTTAATATTAACAATATATCTATTTACAAGTGACAACTTCAATACAAAAACAGTACAAATTCAAACTGCAGATACACAAGAGCCAAAAACAAATGAGATTAAGCAAGTTGTTAAAGAGGAACTTAATAAAGTTGTAAAAGAAGTTGAAAATGAAATTGAAAAAAAGAGTGAAAAAGAAGAACACTTTAAAACAATTGATAATAAGCAAAATGAGCCAAAAGAGATTATAAAAACAGTAGTTCAAAAACAAATTGTCGAAAAAGAGGTTATATTAGAAAAAGGTAATTTCAAAAAGTTCTATAACTCTTTAAAATTTAATACTTTAAAATGCTACGATTTTAAGAAAGCTAACTCTAAACCTGATGAAACATGTATAAAACAACTTAAAGCTTTTTTAGATAAAAATAAAGATGCAATTAGGTTTGAAGTAATACCTGTAATGTCAAAAGAAGATAATCAATTATTTGAAGGGATGAAAAAAGTTTTAAGTAATGATAACAAAAACTATGTTGAAAAAGTAAAAGAGTACATGTTAAGGGGACTTTCTAGGGAAAGAGTTCTTGAAGTATCTTGGAAGATAAAAGAGATTTTAGGTGAAGATATAGTTTTAACACCTACAAACTATTATGTAAAATCAAAAGAGAATAATAAAGGGGTTTTAATAAGAGCATATCATTAAATATGCTTTAAAACCTCTTCTTTATCAACAAGAGGAAATTTCTTATCATAAATTATTTGATATGGCTCATCACCTTTTCCTAAAATTAAAACCACACTATTAGGGTTTTCTTTCCCTAAATCTATAGCTTTTCTAATAGCTTCTTTTCTGTTTATTTCAATTATTAGGTTATCTTTATTTTTAATCCCCTTACAAATATCTTCAATAATTAAATCAGGGTCTTCAAATCTAGGATTATCACTTGTTACAATAATAGTTTTTGCAAAATTAGAAGCTACTTGTCCCATAAGAGGTCTTTTTTCTTGATCCCTATCTCCACCTGCTCCAAAAACTACAATGATATCTTTGTGATTAAAGCTTTGTAAAACTTCTTTCATACCATCAGGAGTGTGTGCAAAATCAACAATAACAAAAGGCTCTTCACTTATAGTTTCCATTCTTCCACTAACCCCTGCAAAATTATCAACTACTTCACAAATCTCTTCAAGATTTTTTTCACTTACAATATCAACTGCAGCAACTGCAGCTAAAAGATTATAAATATTGAAAATACCCATCATAGGAGATGAAAATGAGTACATATCCTCAATTTTTGAAAACATAACGTTCATACCATTTTTAAATGAGTAAGCCGATACATTATATGTTGATGGATTTTCCATACCATAAGAGTATCCATTTTTAGGATTAAACTTAACCACGGGGTCATCTTTATTAATAAGTTTTTTTGTTTCATCACTTAAAAAAGAGTTCTTTACATTGATATATTCTTCAATACTTTTATGATAATCTAAATGATCTCTAGTGATGTTTGTATGAATTTTTAGTTCAAACTCTAAACCTTCAATTCTTTTTTGCTCAATTGCATGGGAACTTACTTCCATAACAAAATATTCGCAAGCCTTATCCATAGCTTTTTTTATATGTGCAAAATTTCCAAGTTGAACCGGAGTAGTAAGGGTATAATCTTCCATTTTTTCATCATTTATGAAAAACCCTCTAGTTCCTTGTAAAGCAACTTTATAGCCAAGGTCAAGAAGTATTGAATATATAGCTGCTGCTGTTGTAGTTTTTCCATTAGTTCCAGTTATACCAATAACCTTGATACTACTCATGTCAAGATGATTTTTTAAATCTTTAGCTTCAACAAACTCTTTACATCCATTTTGTTTTGCAGATTCAACAAACTTCTCATTTTGTTTTGAAATAACAAATATTTTTGATTCATCAACCTCTTGTGAATTATCAGTATAAATCTTATTGTTTATGGTTAGTTGCAAATTTTTTCTCTTCTAATTTTTTATATAACTCTTCTATTTTAGTATCATAGGCAAAATACTCATTGAAACCATCTAAATATGAATATGCTGTACTATTAAAATCATTATCAATTAATCTATTAACAAAATCAAAAAAATCCTCTTTTGATTCAATTGCAACTTTTGTAGAAAACATTATATCTTCAAAAGCTATTTTAAAAGAACCACGAGATTCAATCAATTTTTTAAAATCTTCATATCTAATCGCATCTAGATTATCAATTGTCGAACTTGTTAAATCTGAGAGAATTTCCATCATCTTATCGACATCACCATCATATGCATTTATTGTATCTTCTACATAAGAAAGTGCTTCTTCAATATTTTCATTCTTAGCAACACTAAAATAATCAAATAAAGACAAAGCTTTTTCTTCATCTTCACTTGCAATATCACAGAATAAGGCATAAACTGGATATTCTCTATTGCTTGGAAAGTTTGATGATAGTTGTGAATATAGAAATAAAGCCTTATCAAATTTCCTTTCAAGAAAAAATGAATTTGCTTCATTCAATAATCTACTCTCATTTATCATTAAAGCTCCTGTAAATTTTTTTCCATTCCTTGAGGAACATTTACTATTTCCAATTCAGGATGGATTGCTGATTTTAATTCTTTCTCAACTATAAATTTTAAAGTACTTGAACTAGCACTACAACCAACGCAAGCACCTTGTAATTGTATAAATACTCTTCCATTAATTATATCTAAAAGTTGAATAGCTCCACCATCACGTGCTAGCATAGGTGCTATTTTTTTTTCAACAATTGAACTAACTGGTGGTCTTAGATCTTCATCGCTAAATGGCATCATCTTTTTCTTTTACCTCTTTTGCTTTTTTATTTACATAAACTATTCCAATAGCAGTGAAAAGTAATATCACTGCTATTGTAGAAAAAATAAATGTTAATGTAACTTCTTGTTCAAACATATTAATTTAATACTTCTTCACATCTTGAACAAAGTTCTTCTTCACTTTTTGAAGTAAACTTCCAACATCTAGGGCACTTAGCATCTTTTGCACGTGCAACAGTGAATTTAACATCTTCAATTTCAAAACTTGCTAAAACATCTTCTTGCGCTTCACTTGTAATAGAACTAACCAAGAACCAATCTTCAGCTTCAACTCTTTCTAAATCTAAGATATCTTTTGAAGTAGTATAAATTTCTAACTCTAAAGTTGATTTAATAACTTTTTCTTTTTTAAGTGTATCAATAGCTTCACTAAACTTTTCTTTAGCTAATAATAAAATCTCTTCATTAAGATTGCTTTCAACTTCAGGAAGTTCAACCCTATCAAAATCAAAGATATCTTTTGCCTCACCTTTTATAAATGATGGAGCATATTCAATCAATTCATCCATTGTATAAGTTAATATACATGCAATAGTTGAGATTAATTTTTTAAGGATAATTGCCATTGCACTTTGAGATGCAATTCTATGAATATCATTTTTATCATCACAATATAATCTATCTTTACATACATCTAAATAGATACCTGATAAATCAACAACTAAGAAGTTATTTAATTTATTTAAACCTTTAGAATATTCATAAATAGAAAATGCTGCTTCAATCTCATCAAATGTTTTTTTAGCTTTATTTAAAACCCACTTATCTAGTGGTCCCATTTTATCAATTGCTACAATCTCTTCAAGGTCACTAACATTTGCAAGTAAAAATCTTGCTGTATTTCTAATCTTTCTATAAAGCTCAGCATTTTGTTTTAAGATATTATCAGAAATTTTTAAATCTGATTGATAATCACTCATTGCAACCCATAATCTTAAAATTTCACTTCCATACTGCTTCATAACTTTTTCAGGTGCAACAACATTACCTTTAGATTTAGACATTTTTTCACCCTTTTCATCAACAGTGAATCCATGTGTTAAAATCGATTTATAAGGTGCTATTTCAGAAGAAGCTAGAGTTGTTAAAAGTGAAGATTGGAACCAACCTCTGTGTTGGTCACTTCCTTCTAAATACATATCAGCTGGGAATGTACCTGCATCATAATTTCTACTTCTTAAAACAGCATTTTGAGTTGAACCAGAATCAAACCATACATCTAAGATATCCATTGTTTTTTCTAGATCATCAGGGTTTAATCCACTTCCTGGATATAATAATTCAGAAATCTCTAAATCATACCAAGCATCACAACCTTTTTGTTCAAAAATCATTGCAGTATAGTTTAATACTTTTTCATCAAAAATGATTTCATCAGTCTTTTTATTTCTAAAAAATGCAATAGGCACACCCCAGTCTCTTTGTCTTGAGATACACCAATCAGGACGTCCTTCTAACATAGATTTTAATCTATTTCTTCCCCACTCTGGGTAGAAAGTTAAATTATTTACTACATCTAAGGCATTTTGTCTTAATGTTTTGTTTTGCTCACCATACTCATCATCAATAGAGATAAACCATTGTTTAGTTGCTCTAAAAATAATTGGTTTATGAGTTCTCCAACAATGTGGATATGAGTGTCTAATATCAACATGTTTTAATAAAGCTTCACCTAACTCTTCTAAAATCATTGTATTTGCTTTAAATACATGAACACCTAAATATTTATCAGTATCATTAAATAGTTTTTCTCTAACAATAGTTTCATCATATTTACCTTCAGCATCAACAGGCATTAATACATCAAGTCCATATCTTAAACCTACTTTATAGTCATCCTCACCATGACCAGGAGCTGTATGAACGGCACCTGTACCAGCATCCATTTCAACATGTTCACCTAAAATGATTTTTGATTCTCTTCCATTTAAAGGATTAATTGCATGAGTGCCTTCTAATTCTTTTGGATTAACTGATTCTACTATTTCACCAGAAATTACTTCTTGCTCAACTAAAGAGTTATAAAGTTTACGTGCAACGATAAATTTATCTGAAGTTAATACATATTCCTCTTCACCATTTAAAGCAATACCTGTATTTGCAGGTAGTGTCCAAGGAGTTGTTGTCCAAATAATTACGCTTGCATCTAACTTTTCATGTTTAAATGCAACAAAAATAGATGGAGAAGTTTTATCTTCATATTCAACTTCAGCTTCAGCTAGTGCAGTTTGAGCTGCCCATGACCAATAAACAGGTTTACTTCTTTGAACTAATAAACCTTGTTTTGCAATTGCACAAAGTTCTCTATAAATATTTGCTTCAAATTTAAAATCCATTGTAAGGTATGGATTATCCCAGTCACCTGTTACACCAAGTTTTTTAAACTCATCTCTTTGAATATCAATAAATCTAGAAGCATGAGCTCTACATAACTCTCTAATTTTTGATTTAGGAAGTTCTTTTTTCTTTGTCGACCCAATTTTCTCTTCAACTTTTTGTTCAATTGGAAGACCATGACAATCCCAACCTGGAACATATCTAACTGATTTACCATTAAAATAGTGGTATTTAACAATTATATCTTTTAAGATTTTATTTAATGCATGTCCAATATGAATATGACCATTTGCATATGGAGGACCATCATGAAGTGTAAAAGAGTCTTTCCCTTTTCTATTATCTTTCATTCTGTCGTAAACTTTATTTTCATCCCAAAGCTCGTATCTCTTTGGCTCATTCTGAGGTAAATTCCCTCTCATTGGGAATTTTGTATTTGGTAATAGTAAACTATCTTTGTAATCCATTATTTAATACCTTAAATTGTATTTTGTTCTTAATTCTATAAATCGCAGATTATATCTAATAGTTAGTTAAGTTAAGTTTATAAAGTTTTATACTCAAAACTTTATAGCCATGTACAAAAATTGTACAAAATAAAAATTAATGTTAAAATATACATAAAATTGTTTCATTTGTACACATATTGTGTATAAGTTTAATTGAGGAAAAATGAACAAAATGTTACTATAACGCATAATTTTAGCATTAAAAGAAAATTGAATTAACCTTCTTAGTAAAATTACTCGATATTCTGCTAAAATCATCTTTGAAATCAAAAATATGTACAACAGGGACGGTATAGATGGATACTAAACATTATGAAGTAGTTATTGTAGGTGGTGGTATTTCAGGTGCTGCTTTATTCTATGAACTAGCAAGATATACAGATGCAAAAAGTATTTGTATGTTAGAAAAATATGAAGATTTAGCAACTTTGAATTCAAAAGGGACTAGTAATTCTCAAACAATTCACGTTGGTGATATTGAGACTAACTATACACTTGACAAAGCAAAAATTACAAAAAGAACAGCAAATATGATTGTTAAGTTTAACTTAATGAGAGGGTTACAAGATAAAATTATGTTTGCTCATCAAAAAATGGCATTAGGTGTTGGGGATAAAGAAGTTGAATTTATTAAAAATAGATATGAAGAATTTAAAGAACTTTTCCCTTATTTAGAATTATGGGATAAAGAGAAATTAAGAGAACTTGAGCCAAAACTTGTTTATGCAGATAAAGAGCAAACAAAAGATAGACCTGAACCAATCATTGCAATGGGAACACAAAGTGAATATACTACTGTTGACTTTGGTGCAATGACAAAAGAGTTAGCAAAAGCTGCACAAGAAGAAGAAGCAAAAACTGATATTTTTTATAATGCAGAAGTTGAAGAGATAGAAAGAGTTAATGGTAAATTTAAATTAACTACTACTAGTGGTTCAGTATTCACTGCTGATTTTGTTGTTGTAAATGCTGGAGCACATTCATTATACTTAGCTCATAAAATGGGTTATGGTAAACATATGGGTTCTTTATCAATGGCAGGATCATTTTATATTACAAGTGGTGAATTTTTAAATGGTAAAGTATATATGGTACAAAATCCAAAATTACCATTTGCTGCATTACACGGTGACCCTGATATTCTTTGTGATGGTAAAACTAGATTTGGACCTACAGCTTTAGCTTTATTAGTTCTTGAAAGATATAAAGGTATTTTTAAATCTTTTGGTCAATGTTTAAAAACAATGAATATCGATGGAAATACAATTAAAATTTTCTGGGATTTATTAAAAGATTCAGATATTAGAAATTATGTATTTAGAAACTTCTTATTTGAAGTTCCTGGAATAAACAAAAAACTATTTGTAAAAGATGCTAGAAAAATTGTTCCATCTCTAAGTGTAGATGATATTGAATATGCAAAAGGATTTGGAGGAGTTAGACCACAAGTTCTTAATAAAGATGAACAAAAACTAATGCTTGGTGAAGCATCAATTAACCCAGGTGATGGAATTTTATTTAATATGACACCATCTCCAGGAGCAACATCATGTTTAGGAAATGCAGAAAGAGATATTAAACACGTTTGCGAACATTTAAATTTAACATTTGATGAAAAGAAATTTAAAGAAGAATTAACAGACGATCAAGAATAATATGTATAAGGAATCTTCCTTATACATTATATAAAGAGTATAAATGCAAGAATCTCAATTTATGACACAAAAAGAACTTCTATTACTACAAAACCTTCTAAGAGAGAATAAAAAGACTATAACAACTGCTGAAAGCTGTACAGGTGGATTAGTTGCTTCAATGATTACAGAGATCTCTGGTTCTTCTGATATTTTTAATGGAGCAATAGTTAGTTATTCAAATAAAATAAAATCACAAGAGCTAAATGTTAAAGAATCAACCTTAGATGAACATGGAGCAGTTAGTATTGAAGTTGTAGATGAGATGTTAGAGGGTGTAATAAAAAAATTTGATGCAAATTATGCTATAGCAATAAGTGGAATTGCAGGTCCAAATGGAGGAACAAAAAATAAGCCAGTTGGTACTGTTGTAATTGGGGTATGTGATGAAAATTTAGAGAAAAATATTGAGATTTGCCACTTTGAAGGAAGTAGAAAAGAGGTGCAAATTCAAAGCGCAAAATACTCTTTGAAAAAAATTTTAAAATTTTTTCAAAAAACCCTTGACAAATAAAAAATAAATCAGTATACTTCCACTCCAATTTAACTAAAGCGGTTAAATTAAAGAGCGACCCGTTAGCTCAGCTGGTAGAGCATCTCCCTTTTAAGGAGGTGGCCGAAGGTTCGAATCCTTCACGGGTCACCATTTTTTATATTGATATTGGCCCCTTCATCTAGCGGTTAGGATTCATGGTTTTCATCCATGCCACAGGAGTTCGAGTCTCCTAGGGGTCACCATCATATAAAAGGTCGATTAGCTCAGTTGGTAGAGCGCTACCCTTACAAGGTAGATGTCACAAGTTCGAGTCTTGTATCGACCACCATGAATTTAAAAAGTGTACTAGATGTACAGTTTTTAAAGAACTAAAAATTTATTGTCTATTAAA is part of the Arcobacter arenosus genome and harbors:
- a CDS encoding AAA family ATPase yields the protein MDNNIISNIKNEISKVIIGQGDMVDAILIGLLTNGHILLEGVPGLAKTTTVKTVANVIDLNFKRVQFTPDLLPSDIIGAQIYDMKTGEFKIKRGPIFTNLLLADEINRAPAKVQSALLEVMQERQVTIADDTFLVEAPFLVLATQNPIEQEGAYSLPEAQLDRFMFKIVVGYNSKEEEYEIAKRVSANEILEMNKVIDKNTLRDLKKEVLKVHIDKELEEYIVDIICATREPENYNLEEIKDYIQFGASPRATIDMFKAVKAMAFIRGNDYVSPIDIALVAKNVLRHRIILSYEAEAMDIKVDDLIQKILEKIDIP
- a CDS encoding DUF58 domain-containing protein gives rise to the protein MNYHLKKILIKTRRNIFSEIIGNNSSLLKGEGYDFMELKEYEYGEDVKKIDWVISAKFRKPYVKVFHAQKELNINIIPILNGSMYFGSKRFKQDLLTEICAILGYSCVKQSDPFSSFIANEELQLCTKKSKRNFSVDLMCDKIFNYPSLGQNLSYKNICNELLRKIRKKSIIFLIGDFLNIKDLDLRVLSRKHEIISIILRDPFEENPFELGNVNLVDPSTNKTFEGILDKSTILKYKKEIKNNDHLLYEHFQKCGIKFIKIYTNEDPLPKLLRLMK
- a CDS encoding vWA domain-containing protein, which produces MFDFFTDLRFEFPFFLVLIPIFIICSIYCKAKIPTYIIPHLEIFENSKHKSTLLINLLKYFVVIGSVIALSSPYKQLNTQIIKNDGIDIVLSLDTSGSMKELGLNKENHNEDRFTVVKDIVKDFLPKRVNDNVAIVVFGTSVMMATPLSFDKEAQKSIIDYLEVGIVGDKTAMIDSLATSVKVLKSSKAKSKIIILLSDGEDNSSTIPLEVIIKLLKKYSIKVYTVGIGKSNRIMLNAIAKQTSGKSYIAYTKEDLSLIYQEIDNLEKSKIENNKVTLKNYLFFFPLFFAIISLILYIYLKNRQ
- a CDS encoding UDP-N-acetylmuramoyl-L-alanyl-D-glutamate--2,6-diaminopimelate ligase gives rise to the protein MQLTINNKIYTDNSQEVDESKIFVISKQNEKFVESAKQNGCKEFVEAKDLKNHLDMSSIKVIGITGTNGKTTTAAAIYSILLDLGYKVALQGTRGFFINDEKMEDYTLTTPVQLGNFAHIKKAMDKACEYFVMEVSSHAIEQKRIEGLEFELKIHTNITRDHLDYHKSIEEYINVKNSFLSDETKKLINKDDPVVKFNPKNGYSYGMENPSTYNVSAYSFKNGMNVMFSKIEDMYSFSSPMMGIFNIYNLLAAVAAVDIVSEKNLEEICEVVDNFAGVSGRMETISEEPFVIVDFAHTPDGMKEVLQSFNHKDIIVVFGAGGDRDQEKRPLMGQVASNFAKTIIVTSDNPRFEDPDLIIEDICKGIKNKDNLIIEINRKEAIRKAIDLGKENPNSVVLILGKGDEPYQIIYDKKFPLVDKEEVLKHI
- a CDS encoding NifU family protein, which translates into the protein MMPFSDEDLRPPVSSIVEKKIAPMLARDGGAIQLLDIINGRVFIQLQGACVGCSASSSTLKFIVEKELKSAIHPELEIVNVPQGMEKNLQEL
- the ileS gene encoding isoleucine--tRNA ligase; this translates as MDYKDSLLLPNTKFPMRGNLPQNEPKRYELWDENKVYDRMKDNRKGKDSFTLHDGPPYANGHIHIGHALNKILKDIIVKYHYFNGKSVRYVPGWDCHGLPIEQKVEEKIGSTKKKELPKSKIRELCRAHASRFIDIQRDEFKKLGVTGDWDNPYLTMDFKFEANIYRELCAIAKQGLLVQRSKPVYWSWAAQTALAEAEVEYEDKTSPSIFVAFKHEKLDASVIIWTTTPWTLPANTGIALNGEEEYVLTSDKFIVARKLYNSLVEQEVISGEIVESVNPKELEGTHAINPLNGRESKIILGEHVEMDAGTGAVHTAPGHGEDDYKVGLRYGLDVLMPVDAEGKYDETIVREKLFNDTDKYLGVHVFKANTMILEELGEALLKHVDIRHSYPHCWRTHKPIIFRATKQWFISIDDEYGEQNKTLRQNALDVVNNLTFYPEWGRNRLKSMLEGRPDWCISRQRDWGVPIAFFRNKKTDEIIFDEKVLNYTAMIFEQKGCDAWYDLEISELLYPGSGLNPDDLEKTMDILDVWFDSGSTQNAVLRSRNYDAGTFPADMYLEGSDQHRGWFQSSLLTTLASSEIAPYKSILTHGFTVDEKGEKMSKSKGNVVAPEKVMKQYGSEILRLWVAMSDYQSDLKISDNILKQNAELYRKIRNTARFLLANVSDLEEIVAIDKMGPLDKWVLNKAKKTFDEIEAAFSIYEYSKGLNKLNNFLVVDLSGIYLDVCKDRLYCDDKNDIHRIASQSAMAIILKKLISTIACILTYTMDELIEYAPSFIKGEAKDIFDFDRVELPEVESNLNEEILLLAKEKFSEAIDTLKKEKVIKSTLELEIYTTSKDILDLERVEAEDWFLVSSITSEAQEDVLASFEIEDVKFTVARAKDAKCPRCWKFTSKSEEELCSRCEEVLN
- a CDS encoding FAD-dependent oxidoreductase gives rise to the protein MDTKHYEVVIVGGGISGAALFYELARYTDAKSICMLEKYEDLATLNSKGTSNSQTIHVGDIETNYTLDKAKITKRTANMIVKFNLMRGLQDKIMFAHQKMALGVGDKEVEFIKNRYEEFKELFPYLELWDKEKLRELEPKLVYADKEQTKDRPEPIIAMGTQSEYTTVDFGAMTKELAKAAQEEEAKTDIFYNAEVEEIERVNGKFKLTTTSGSVFTADFVVVNAGAHSLYLAHKMGYGKHMGSLSMAGSFYITSGEFLNGKVYMVQNPKLPFAALHGDPDILCDGKTRFGPTALALLVLERYKGIFKSFGQCLKTMNIDGNTIKIFWDLLKDSDIRNYVFRNFLFEVPGINKKLFVKDARKIVPSLSVDDIEYAKGFGGVRPQVLNKDEQKLMLGEASINPGDGILFNMTPSPGATSCLGNAERDIKHVCEHLNLTFDEKKFKEELTDDQE
- a CDS encoding CinA family protein; its protein translation is MQESQFMTQKELLLLQNLLRENKKTITTAESCTGGLVASMITEISGSSDIFNGAIVSYSNKIKSQELNVKESTLDEHGAVSIEVVDEMLEGVIKKFDANYAIAISGIAGPNGGTKNKPVGTVVIGVCDENLEKNIEICHFEGSRKEVQIQSAKYSLKKILKFFQKTLDK